In Manis pentadactyla isolate mManPen7 chromosome 11, mManPen7.hap1, whole genome shotgun sequence, one DNA window encodes the following:
- the PLEKHH1 gene encoding pleckstrin homology domain-containing family H member 1 isoform X2 codes for MRAEEAKIVQEKAAKIKEWVTLKLAELEMENQHLKSYNQHLAGQVGALQDALGALQMVPSAKLLVATQETPEQNSVPSGPEAQLMGQDSGPQAQGTLKAAMTAPSLGALQSEDSVPQTGSLSEDSGSSVVHPGQIPEAKPRPLCLGREGPPGQLCMKARTPRRGSASWGEGLVTTQGGTLPGTKTSAREGGPGYSLTLPKVRASSTPRDSLQLAKRHHSQPQVGPGHFSHVVSIEIGTLAALHPSGLPEVEARAELREELEKMDMEEQPPAGKERENPEAPRAELEEVGLGNKPPTPPLHRFPSWESRIYAVATAGMRLSDVSPRSNALCCASSPPALASPGPFSGLVYKNVTVPVYTALKGRATQISTVPFVDESSGSDDDCSSQASFRTSVPCAESRKTSGVGSPRAIKRGVSVSSLSSEGDYAIPPDACSLDSDYSEPEHKLQRTSSYSTDGLGPGPGGESLEKSGYLLKMGSRVKTWKRRWFVLRQGQIMYYKSPSDVIRKPQGQVELNSHCQIVRGEGAQTFQLISEKKTYYLTADSPSLLEEWIRVLQSLLKVQATGPPALPQGGTKPTVKGWLTKVKHGHSKLVWCALVARTFYYYRSHEDKRPLGHLPVRDAHIGEVDRSCDSDEDYEAGGTGRLLSSHCTLVIHPPEHSPTYLLIGTKHEKDTWLYHLTVAAGGSSAKVGTAYEQLIAKLMDGEGGPDSPLWRHPMLCYSKDGLYTSLTTLPSEALQTEALKLFKSCQLFINVPVEAASVDYHVSLAQTALQVCLAHPELQSEIYCQLMKQTSCRPPQKYSLMQCWQLLALCAPLFLPQHHFLWYVKQQLQRHADPRNETGQYATYCQRAVERTLQTGEREARPSRMEVVSILLRNPFHHSLPFSIPVHFANGTYQVVGFDGSSTVDEFLQRLNQETGMRKPARSGFALFTDDPSGRDLEHSLQGSIKICDAISKWEQALKELHSGKSEGGTRVVKLMYKNRLYFRSQVKGETERERLLLASQTSGEIVAGRFPVNKELALEMAALMAQVEYGDLEKPILPGPGGTSPAKAQHHLQQVLDRFYPRRYRHGAPPEQLRHLIDLLTSKWAALQGCSPPECIRIYLTVARKWPLFGAKLFAAQPAQLSPKENALVWIAVNEDGVSILDHNTMQVHVTYPYSSVLTFGGCREDFMLVIRSIPDQSSGKGHIEKLVFRMAAPKIAEATCTMASYMNHCSATVTPPPTPPAAHQLRDLDGRQFFASVLGAAERPGLL; via the exons CTTGAGATGGAGAATCAGCACTTGAAAAGCTATAATCAGCACCTGGCAGGGCAGGTGGGAGCCCTCCAAGATGCACTAGGAG CTCTTCAGATGGTACCGTCAGCGAAGCTGCTGGTGGCCACCCAGGAAACCCCAGAGCAGAATTCTGTCCCATCAGGGCCAGAAGCCCAGCTGATGGGGCAGGACAGCGGTCCTCAGGCCCAGGGTACCCTGAAGGCAGCTATGACTGCACCTTCTCTGGGTGCTCTGCAGAGCGAGGACTCTGTTCCTCAAACAGGAAGCCTGTCAGAGGATTCTGGTTCCAGTGTGGTCCATCCTGGGCAAATACCAGAGGCGAAGCCCCGTCCACTTTGTCTGGGAAGAGAGGGCCCTCCTGGCCAGCTGTGCATGAAGGCTCGCACCCCGAGACGTGGTTCAGCTTCCTGGGGTGAGGGCCTGGTCACTACTCAGGGAGGGACTCTCCCTGGGACAAAGACCTCTGCCAGGGAAGGTGGCCCTGGCTACAGCCTGACCCTACCGAAGGTGCGGGCTTCCAGCACCCCCCGGGACAGCCTCCAGCTGGCCAAGCGCCACCACAGCCAGCCCCAGGTGGGCCCTGGGCACTTCAGCCACGTGGTGAGCATTGAGATTGGAACCCTCGCTGCCCTCCACCCCTCTGGCCTTCCTGAGGTGGAAGCCCGAGCTGAACTCCGGGAGGAACTGGAGAAGATGGATATGGAGGAACAACCCCCAgcgggaaaggagagagagaacccAGAGGCCCCCAGAGCTGAGCTGGAGGAAGTGGGTTTGGGTAACAAACCGCCCACACCCCCTCTGCACCGGTTTCCATCCTGG GAGAGCCGGATCTATGCTGTGGCCACGGCAGGCATGCGGCTCTCGGACGTGTCTCCCAGAAGTAATGCCCTGTGCTGCG CTTCGAGCCCTCCTGCCCTTGCGTCCCCTGGGCCTTTCTCTGGCCTTGTCTACAAGAATGTCACCGTGCCTGTCTACACAGCTCTGAAGGGG AGGGCCACGCAGATCAGCACGGTGCCCTTTGTGGACGAGTCCTCTGGGTCCGATGACGACTGCAGCTCTCAGGCGAGTTTCCGAACTTCAGTCCCCTGCGCTGAGTCCAGGAAGACCAGCGGAGTGGGCAGCCCCCGGGCCATCAAGAGAG GTGTCTCCGTGTCCTCGCTGAGCTCCGAGGGTGACTACGCCATCCCCCCAGATGCCTGCTCGCTGGACAGCGACTACTCAGAGCCTGAGCACAAACTACAGCGCACCTCGTCCTACTCTACCGATGGCCTGGGCCCGGGCCCGGGCGGG GAGTCACTGGAGAAGTCGGGCTACCTGCTGAAAATGGGAAGCCGGGTAAAGACGTGGAAGAGGCGCTGGTTTGTCCTGAGACAGGGACAGATTATGTACTACAAATCCCCG AGCGATGTCATCCGGAAACCTCAAGGTCAAGTGGAACTGAACTCCCACTGCCAAATTGTTCGAGGGGAGGGGGCACAGACATTCCAG CTCATCTCTGAGAAGAAAACCTATTACCTGACGGCGGACTCCCCCAGCCTGCTGGAGGAGTGGATCCGAGTGCTGCAGAGCCTGCTGAAGGTCCAGGCCACTgggcctccagccctgccccagggCGGCACCAAGCCCACCGTGAAGGGCTGGCTCACCAAG GTAAAGCATGGCCACTCCAAGCTGGTCTGGTGTGCTCTTGTTGCGAGAACCTTCTACTATTATCGAAGCCATGAGGACAAG CGACCCCTGGGCCATCTGCCCGTGCGGGATGCACACATAGGTGAAGTCGACCGATCCTGTGACTCAGACGAGGACTATGAGGCTGGAGGAACTGGGCGGTTGCTTTCCTCCCACTGCACCCTGGTGATCCATCCCCCAGAGCACAGCCCCACCTACCTCCTCATTGGCACCAAGCATGAAAAG GATACGTGGCTTTACCACCTCACAGTGGCAGCAGGTGGCAGCAGTGCCAAGGTGGGCACTGCCTACGAGCAGCTCATTGCAAAACTGATGGATGGCGAGGGAGGCCCAG ATTCCCCTCTCTGGAGGCACCCCATGCTGTGCTACAGCAAAGATGGGCTGTACACCTCACTCACCACCCTGCCCTCTGAGGCCCTGCAGACGGAGGCTCTCAAGCTCTTCAAG TCCTGCCAGCTCTTCATCAATGTGCCTGTGGAAGCTGCCTCAGTGGACTACCATGTGTCGCTGGCCCAGACGGCACTGCAGGTCTGCCTGGCTCACCCCGAGCTACAGAGTGAGATCTACTGCCAGCTCATGAAGCAGACCAGCTGTCGCCCACCTCAGAAGTACTCACTCATGCAG TGCTGGCAGCTCCTGGCTCTGTGCGCCCCCCTTTTCCTGCCTCAGCACCACTTCCTCTGGTATGTCAAGCAGCAGCTCCAGCGCCACGCAGACCCCAG AAATGAAACTGGCCAGTATGCTACCTACTGCCAGCGGGCAGTGGAGCGGACCCTGCAGACAGGGGAACGAGAAGCCAGGCCGTCACGCATGGAGGTGGTGTCCATCTTGCTGCGTAACCCCTTCCACCACTCCCTGCCCTTCAGCATCCCTGTGCACTTCGCCAATGGGACTTACCAG GTGGTCGGTTTCGATGGCTCCTCCACAGTAGATGAATTTCTCCAGCGGCTCAACCAGGAGACAGGCATGAGAAAGCCAGCTCGCTCTGGCTTTGCCCTCTTCACAGATGATCCTTCTGGCAGGGACCTGGAACACTCCTTGCAGGGCAGCATCAAG ATCTGCGATGCCATCTCCAAGTGGGAACAAGCCCTGAAGGAGCTACACTCCGGAAAGTCTGAGGGCGGCACACGCGTCGTGAAGCTGATGTACAAGAACAG GCTGTACTTCCGGAGTCAGGTCAAAGGGGAGACAGAGCGAGAGCGGCTGCTGCTTGCCTCCCAAACTAGTGGAGAGATAGTGGCAGGCAGGTTTCCCGTCAACAAGGAGCTGGCCCTTGAGATGGCTGCCTTAATGGCCCAG GTAGAATATGGGGACTTGGAGAAGCCCATCCTTCCAGGCCCTGGGGGCACATCTCCTGCCAAGGCTCAGCATCACCTCCAGCAGGTCCTAGACAGGTTCTACCCAAGGCGCTACAGACATGGGGCACCCCCTGAGCAGCTGAG GCACCTGATAGATCTGCTGACCTCGAAGTGGGCAGCACTACAAGGCTGCTCTCCGCCTGAGTGCATCCGCATCTACCTGACAGTGGCCCGGAAATGGCCTCTCTTTGGTGCTAAGCTCTTTGCTGCTCAG CCTGCACAGCTGTCTCCCAAGGAGAATGCTTTGGTGTGGATTGCCGTGAATGAGGACGGTGTGAGCATCCTGGACCACAACACTATG CAAGTGCACGTCACGTACCCCTACTCTTCAGTGCTGACCTTTGGTGGCTGTCGGGAGGACTTCATGCTTGTGATTAGATCCATTCCAGACCAGAGCTCAGGAAAAGGCCACATTGAGAAGTTGGTCTTCCGGATGGCTGCTCCCAAG ATTGCAGAGGCCACCTGCACCATGGCCAGCTACATGAACCATTGCTCTGCCACCgtgaccccaccccccaccccacctgctgcCCACCAGCTGCGGGACCTGGATGGACGGCAGTTCTTCGCTTCTGTTCTGGGTGCTGCCGAGCGGCCCGGGCTGCTGTGA